The Vicia villosa cultivar HV-30 ecotype Madison, WI linkage group LG1, Vvil1.0, whole genome shotgun sequence genome includes a region encoding these proteins:
- the LOC131618810 gene encoding serine/threonine-protein kinase Nek2-like, whose translation MEQYEVLEQIGKGSFASALLVRHKHENKRYVLKKIRLARQTERVRRSAHQEMELISKVRNPFIVEYKDSWVEKGCFVCIIIGYCEGGDMAEAIKKANCVHFSEERLCKWLVQLLMALDYLHANHILHRDVKCSNIFLTKDQDIRLGDFGLAKMLTSDDLASSIVGTPSYMCPELLADIPYGSKSDIWSLGCCVYEMAAHKPAFKALDMQALINKINKSLVSPLPTVYSGTFRGMVKSMLRKNPELRPSAAELLNHPHLQPYILKVHLKLNNPRRSTFPFQWTDSNHARRSRFVEPESVSTLSGRVKRLSFSNDRALNPSISGTEVGSLCSTQRAQGFSTYSKHYEPSIGCVREEHNANKSKDTKFSNVGRMERLRLAKESATPRRQITPSKIAHTSSKRDSLPSSSTPAGKFTPPSRRASLPLPSRSSATTTPYRANVDLLRNMDSPNISVNAPRIDKIAEFSLAPGEDHPLFPVPATSSTSAQCSSSSPRSAADYTITKDKCTIQIVDKANVPTSGALVPYGSECAEHVTTAVSINSSADSRQRKFDTSSYEQRADALEGLLEFSARLLQQQRFEELEVLLKPFGPEKVSPRETAIWLTKSFKETVV comes from the exons ATGGAACAGTATGAAGTTCTGGAACAGATTGGTAAGGGCTCTTTTGCTTCTGCTCTTCTTGTAAGACACAAGCATGAAAACAAAAG GTATGTGCTCAAGAAGATCCGCCTTGCCCGCCAGACCGAAAGAGTCCGTAGATCTGCTCACCAGGAG ATGGAGCTTATATCGAAAGTTCGTAATCCGTTCATTGTAGAGTATAAAGATTCATGGGTAGAAAAG GGTTGTTTTGTATGTATCATCATTGGTTATTGTGAAGGAGGAGATAT GGCTGAAGCTATTAAAAAGGCTAATTGTGTTCATTTTTCTGAAGAG AGGCTTTGCAAGTGGCTTGTTCAACTCTTGATGGCACTTGATTACTTGCATGCAAATCATATTCTACACCGCGATGTCAAG TGTTCAAATATATTCTTGACAAAAGATCAAGATATACGTCTAG GTGACTTTGGTCTTGCTAAAATGTTAACAAGTGATGATCTTGCTTCTTCG ATTGTGGGGACTCCAAGTTATATGTGCCCAGAGCTTCTCGCTGATATACCCTATGGATCTAAGTCAGATATCTGGTCTTTGG GATGCTGTGTATATGAAATGGCTGCTCACAAACCAGCTTTTAAAGCTCTT GATATGCAAGCATTGattaacaaaataaacaagtctTTAGTGTCCCCACTACCAACAGTTTATTCTGGTACTTT TCGAGGCATGGTGAAGAGTATGCTACGGAAAAATCCCGAGCTTAGGCCAAGT GCTGCAGAGCTACTAAATCATCCACATCTTCAACCTTATATACTTAAAGTTCATCTGAAACTAAACAACCCCAGAAGAAGTACTTTTCCATTCCAATGGACCGACTCAAACCATGCAAGGAGAAGTCGATTTGTAGAACCAGAATCTGTTTCCACTCTCTCTGGCAGAGTTAAACGATTGTCGTTCAGTAATGACAGGGCCTTGAATCCTAGTATTTCTGGAACTGAAGTAGGTTCTTTGTGTTCTACTCAAAGAGCTCAAGGATTCTCTACTTATTCAAAACATTATGAGCCATCCATTGGTTGTGTCCGTGAAGAACACAACGCTAACAAATCAAAAGACACCAAATTCTCAAATGTTGGTCGGATGGAAAGACTGAGATTAGCTAAGGAGTCTGCCACCCCGCGGCGACAGATTACCCCATCAAAGATAGCCCATACTAGTTCCAAGCGCGATTCG CTTCCTTCATCTTCTACTCCAGCTGGTAAATTTACACCACCATCTCGCAGAGCTTCCCTTCCATTGCCTTCAAGATCCTCAGCCACAACCACTCCTTACAGAGCCAATGTTGATCTTCTTCGAAATATGGACTCTCCTAATATCTCTGTGAATGCGCCACGAATTGATAAGATTGCTGAGTTCTCTTTGGCCCCTGGCGAGGATCATCCTCTCTTCCCTGTGCCTGCAACATCATCAACATCAGCTCAGTGCTCTTCTAGTTCCCCAAGGAGTGCTGCTGACTACACAATCACAAAAGACAAGTGTACAATCCAGATTGTGGACAAAGCCAATGTCCCTACCAGTGGTGCTCTAGTTCCATATGGCAGTGAATGCGCTGAACATGTCACAACTGCTGTTTCAATTAATTCATCGGCCGATTCTCGTCAACGCAAGTTTGACACCTCGTCTTACGAGCAACGAGCTGATGCACTAGAAGGGTTGCTCGAGTTCAGTGCCAGGCTTCTACAACAACAGagatttgaagagcttgaggtgtTGTTGAAGCCATTCGGTCCGGAGAAGGTTTCTCCAAGGGAAACAGCAATTTGGTTGACTAAGAGCTTTAAAGAAACTGTGGTCTAA
- the LOC131618814 gene encoding uncharacterized protein LOC131618814 isoform X1: MEECEIIDLYELHYSDLSSLSSSSTKVDSIMEALGSNGPGLLAVTGIPNVSNLRSYLLPLARNLSLLDRQTRNRILKEHNLGSDVSLKNPHRSVSSFAMQLTYSKTHSEENEKDEPRCHGNGFENLGSVFQELGFCMMEVGLCLARICDKAIGGNELEQSLLESLAAKGRLIHYHSQLDAILIQELDNSKRKNKKGVKIKNNIKPLEGSCLNSVACDDVVRSDLWQQWHYDYGIFTVLTAPLFLSPSYSESSTIQDSCGCVEWPSPTGHTNLQIYDPNKKKVVMVRAPPESFIVQVGESADIISKGKLRSTLHSVYRPFKFENLSRETFVVFLQPAWTKTFSISDYPLGKSAFDGVDGQCLAVDDEFDDEEQQSGQDNNQMSLEIQKIVPPLSSRLKDGMTFADFSRETTKQYYGGNGLQSNR, encoded by the exons ATGGAAGAATGCGAGATAATAGATTTATACGAACTTCACTACTCCGActtatcatcattatcatcatcttcAACTAAAGTTGATTCTATAATGGAAGCACTCGGATCCAACGGTCCCGGCCTCCTCGCCGTCACCGGCATCCCCAACGTATCCAACCTCCGCTCCTACCTTCTCCCGCTTGCTCGAAATCTCTCTCTTCTCGATCGCCAAACCCGCAATCGCATCCTCAAG GAGCATAACTTAGGTAGTGACGTTTCCTTGAAAAATCCTCATAGGAGTGTGTCTTCTTTTGCTATGCAACTGACTTATTCGAAAACACATTCCGAAGAGAATGAGAAAGATGAACCTCGATGTCATGGTAATGGATTCGAGAATCTAGGAAGTGTTTTTCAAGAGCTGGGATTTTGCATGATGGAGGTTGGACTTTGTCTTGCTAGAATCTGTGATAAGGCAATTGGTGGAAATGAATTGGAGCAAAGTTTGTTGGAGTCGCTCGCTGCAAAGGGTCGTCtcattcattatcattctcaattGGACGCGATACTCATTCAAGAGCTTGATAatagcaagaggaagaacaaaaaAGGGGTTAAGATTAAGAATAATATCAAGCCGTTGGAAGGGTCGTGTTTGAATTCTGTTGCTTGTGATGATGTAGTTCGTTCTGATTTGTGGCAACAGTGGCATTATGATTACGGGATATTTACTGTTTTAACGGCACCGCTTTTTCTTTCTCCGTCTTATTCGGAGTCGAGTACGATACAAGATTCATGTGGTTGTGTTGAATGGCCGTCACCAACTGGGCATACTAATTTACAGATATATGATCCGAATAAGAAAAAGGTCGTTATGGTTAGGGCTCCTCCTGAAAGTTTTATTGTTCAGGTTGGGGAATCAGCTGATATAATCTCAAAAGGGAAGCTAAGATCGACCCTTCATTCTGTTTATAGACCTTTCAAGTTTGAAAATTTGAGCAGAGAAACTTTTGTTGTGTTTCTGCAGCCTGCGTGGACCAAAACTTTCTCTATCTCGGATTATCCTCTTGGAAAATCGGCATTCGATGGGGTTGATGGTCAGTGTTTAGCAGTGGATGATGAGTTTGATGACGAAGAACAACAATCTGGGCAGGATAATAACCAAATGAGTCTGGAAATTCAGAAAATAGTTCCCCCACTTTCGTCACGGTTAAAGGATGGGATGACTTTTGCCGACTTCTCACGCGAAACTACAAAGCAGTATTATGGTGGTAATGGTTTGCAATCAAATAGATGA
- the LOC131618814 gene encoding uncharacterized protein LOC131618814 isoform X2, with translation MQLTYSKTHSEENEKDEPRCHGNGFENLGSVFQELGFCMMEVGLCLARICDKAIGGNELEQSLLESLAAKGRLIHYHSQLDAILIQELDNSKRKNKKGVKIKNNIKPLEGSCLNSVACDDVVRSDLWQQWHYDYGIFTVLTAPLFLSPSYSESSTIQDSCGCVEWPSPTGHTNLQIYDPNKKKVVMVRAPPESFIVQVGESADIISKGKLRSTLHSVYRPFKFENLSRETFVVFLQPAWTKTFSISDYPLGKSAFDGVDGQCLAVDDEFDDEEQQSGQDNNQMSLEIQKIVPPLSSRLKDGMTFADFSRETTKQYYGGNGLQSNR, from the coding sequence ATGCAACTGACTTATTCGAAAACACATTCCGAAGAGAATGAGAAAGATGAACCTCGATGTCATGGTAATGGATTCGAGAATCTAGGAAGTGTTTTTCAAGAGCTGGGATTTTGCATGATGGAGGTTGGACTTTGTCTTGCTAGAATCTGTGATAAGGCAATTGGTGGAAATGAATTGGAGCAAAGTTTGTTGGAGTCGCTCGCTGCAAAGGGTCGTCtcattcattatcattctcaattGGACGCGATACTCATTCAAGAGCTTGATAatagcaagaggaagaacaaaaaAGGGGTTAAGATTAAGAATAATATCAAGCCGTTGGAAGGGTCGTGTTTGAATTCTGTTGCTTGTGATGATGTAGTTCGTTCTGATTTGTGGCAACAGTGGCATTATGATTACGGGATATTTACTGTTTTAACGGCACCGCTTTTTCTTTCTCCGTCTTATTCGGAGTCGAGTACGATACAAGATTCATGTGGTTGTGTTGAATGGCCGTCACCAACTGGGCATACTAATTTACAGATATATGATCCGAATAAGAAAAAGGTCGTTATGGTTAGGGCTCCTCCTGAAAGTTTTATTGTTCAGGTTGGGGAATCAGCTGATATAATCTCAAAAGGGAAGCTAAGATCGACCCTTCATTCTGTTTATAGACCTTTCAAGTTTGAAAATTTGAGCAGAGAAACTTTTGTTGTGTTTCTGCAGCCTGCGTGGACCAAAACTTTCTCTATCTCGGATTATCCTCTTGGAAAATCGGCATTCGATGGGGTTGATGGTCAGTGTTTAGCAGTGGATGATGAGTTTGATGACGAAGAACAACAATCTGGGCAGGATAATAACCAAATGAGTCTGGAAATTCAGAAAATAGTTCCCCCACTTTCGTCACGGTTAAAGGATGGGATGACTTTTGCCGACTTCTCACGCGAAACTACAAAGCAGTATTATGGTGGTAATGGTTTGCAATCAAATAGATGA